In Blastopirellula marina, the DNA window CCTCCTGCATGACCTTCAGCTGCGCCGCGCTGAACCGCTCGTGCCCCCAACGATTGGCCGGCACTTGCAGGCAATATTCAAAAAACGCGATCCCCCAACTCGCCAGGATCACCACCCACAGGGCGCTGCTCTTGAACTTCAGGTGCCCATACCAGGCGAACGTCATGAAGATGTTCGAGAGGATCAGTAAGATGATCGTCCACATAAGAAACGATTCCCTGTCGGCGCTAACCCCACGGCGCGGGCCAAGGGAATGCGGGTGATGCTC includes these proteins:
- a CDS encoding DMT family protein; amino-acid sequence: MWTIILLILSNIFMTFAWYGHLKFKSSALWVVILASWGIAFFEYCLQVPANRWGHERFSAAQLKVMQE